From Prosthecobacter fusiformis, one genomic window encodes:
- a CDS encoding DNA gyrase subunit B: protein MPDEIIESIDSNSTAVALDQAYGADQIQKLEGLEAVRLRPGMYIGDPDERGLHHCVFEVVDNSIDEHLAGYCKNIWINIHTDGSISLQDDGRGIPVEMHPKAGIPTVELVLTSLHAGGKFGDGAYEFSGGLHGVGAKCVNALSDWFKCEVFRDGKIYAIGFERGKTTEPLTVLGDLDEPTTTGTKISFFPDATIFTITTVFVFERLLVRLRELAFLNPGIRITLTDERAETPRQEVLFYKEGVKQFVRELGADKDKIHPDAIALAGRREIVIDDKNKFILVDCVLQWNKGLNEQTLCFANAIPNPDGGTHYSGLKAALTRAVKAYINSNPKSFKDKLPDIESDDCREGLICVLSVKLPNPRFNSQTKVKLVNGEVEGVVSSIVYEGLMRFFDETPDIAVTVINNIIIAAKSREAARKAREAIRKDAMSSGGLPGKLADCSERDPSKTELFIVEGDSAGGSAKMGRNRHNQAILPLRGKLINTEKARLEKVLQNKEVQTMITAIGTGIGGDSEVEGSFNIDKLRYHKIVIMTDADVDGSHIRTLLLTFFFRQMPELVKGGHIYVAQPPLYQVTRKKREEYVQDDAEMDAMLLEMGSGEISLRNIADGSTVADERLQSILEQLVPVAKFADIIRRHGGDFETYLQARDETSGNLPHYLVSIREGNEARILYFLGNEQLAAFARENNDLHLFGKPEVDPEANGSPTPKAHRRARLIEIHEAHGMKKRFQHLDELGLHVDHFSSQDKPLFEVIEGEGDHAKVHPVFSIPGILDKVMEIGKRGMEIKRFKGLGEMNAKQLFETTMDPNKRTLLQIKLDESNAQEAERIFTILMGDVVEPRKHFIEENALNVRNLDV from the coding sequence ATGCCAGACGAAATCATTGAATCCATCGATTCAAATTCCACCGCCGTAGCTCTCGACCAAGCTTACGGGGCCGATCAAATTCAAAAACTCGAAGGTCTGGAAGCCGTCCGCCTTCGTCCCGGCATGTACATCGGCGACCCCGATGAGCGCGGCCTTCACCACTGCGTGTTTGAAGTGGTGGATAACTCGATCGATGAACACCTCGCCGGTTACTGCAAAAACATCTGGATCAACATCCACACCGACGGCTCCATCAGCCTCCAGGACGATGGACGCGGCATCCCTGTGGAAATGCATCCCAAGGCAGGCATCCCGACGGTGGAACTCGTGCTGACCAGCCTCCACGCAGGCGGTAAATTTGGCGATGGCGCTTACGAGTTCTCCGGTGGTCTTCACGGGGTGGGCGCAAAGTGCGTCAACGCCCTCTCCGATTGGTTCAAGTGCGAGGTTTTCCGCGATGGCAAAATCTACGCCATCGGCTTCGAGCGTGGTAAAACAACGGAACCCCTTACGGTGCTGGGTGACCTCGACGAGCCAACCACCACAGGCACCAAGATTTCATTTTTCCCGGATGCCACCATCTTCACGATTACGACGGTTTTCGTCTTTGAGCGTCTGCTGGTCCGTTTGCGTGAGTTGGCTTTCCTGAACCCTGGAATCCGCATCACCCTGACCGATGAGCGCGCAGAGACGCCACGTCAGGAAGTCCTGTTTTACAAAGAAGGCGTCAAGCAATTCGTCCGCGAACTCGGGGCCGATAAAGATAAGATCCACCCCGATGCCATCGCTCTGGCCGGACGCCGTGAAATCGTCATTGATGACAAGAACAAGTTCATCCTCGTGGACTGCGTGCTCCAGTGGAACAAGGGCCTTAATGAGCAGACACTGTGTTTTGCCAATGCCATTCCCAACCCGGACGGGGGTACCCATTACAGCGGCCTTAAAGCAGCCCTGACACGTGCGGTTAAAGCCTACATCAACAGCAATCCGAAGAGCTTCAAAGACAAGCTGCCAGATATCGAGAGTGATGACTGCCGGGAAGGCCTGATCTGCGTGCTCAGTGTGAAGCTGCCAAACCCGCGTTTCAACTCCCAGACGAAGGTGAAGCTGGTCAATGGTGAGGTGGAGGGCGTGGTCAGTTCCATCGTTTATGAAGGCTTAATGCGCTTCTTTGACGAGACCCCGGACATTGCGGTCACCGTCATCAATAACATCATCATCGCGGCCAAGTCCCGCGAAGCTGCCCGCAAGGCCCGCGAGGCCATCCGCAAGGACGCCATGAGCAGCGGTGGTCTTCCTGGCAAATTAGCCGACTGCTCCGAGCGCGATCCTTCCAAAACTGAGCTGTTTATTGTCGAGGGTGACTCCGCCGGTGGTTCTGCCAAAATGGGCCGCAATCGTCACAATCAAGCCATCCTGCCCCTGCGAGGCAAGCTCATCAACACCGAGAAAGCCCGCTTGGAAAAGGTCCTCCAAAACAAGGAAGTCCAGACCATGATCACCGCCATCGGTACTGGCATTGGTGGCGACAGCGAGGTCGAAGGCTCCTTCAACATTGACAAGCTGCGCTACCACAAAATCGTCATCATGACCGATGCCGACGTGGACGGCTCCCACATTCGCACGCTTTTGCTTACCTTCTTCTTCCGCCAGATGCCGGAACTAGTCAAAGGCGGCCACATTTACGTCGCCCAGCCGCCCCTTTATCAGGTCACTCGCAAGAAGCGCGAGGAATACGTGCAGGACGATGCTGAAATGGACGCCATGCTCCTGGAAATGGGATCTGGCGAGATCAGCCTCCGCAACATCGCCGATGGCAGCACCGTAGCCGATGAGCGCCTCCAGTCTATTCTTGAGCAACTCGTTCCGGTGGCCAAATTTGCCGACATCATCCGGCGTCATGGCGGTGACTTTGAGACCTACCTCCAGGCGCGCGATGAGACATCCGGCAACCTTCCTCATTACCTCGTCTCCATCCGCGAGGGCAATGAAGCCAGAATCCTTTACTTCCTTGGCAATGAGCAGCTCGCCGCCTTTGCCCGTGAAAACAATGATCTTCATCTCTTCGGCAAGCCCGAGGTGGATCCTGAGGCCAACGGTTCCCCCACACCCAAGGCTCATCGCCGCGCCCGTCTCATCGAGATTCATGAGGCTCACGGCATGAAAAAACGCTTCCAACATCTGGATGAATTGGGCCTGCATGTGGACCACTTCAGCAGCCAGGACAAACCCCTCTTCGAAGTCATCGAAGGCGAGGGCGACCATGCCAAAGTGCACCCAGTCTTCAGCATCCCAGGCATCCTCGATAAGGTGATGGAGATCGGCAAACGCGGCATGGAAATCAAGCGCTTCAAAGGTCTCGGTGAAATGAACGCCAAGCAGCTTTTCGAGACCACCATGGACCCGAACAAGCGCACCCTCCTGCAGATCAAGCTGGATGAATCCAACGCCCAGGAAGCCGAACGCATCTTCACCATTCTCATGGGCGACGTCGTCGAACCTCGCAAACACTTCATCGAAGAGAACGCGCTGAACGTGCGGAACTTGGATGTTTGA
- a CDS encoding prolyl oligopeptidase family serine peptidase gives MHRSLLLAFSLATLASAQLRPDGATASFRGSLPPKPVAALSVEQEASLEKKLASVAQSFQAVKKHPRAADADIFLKAVRYALDFDEWYDKKPEDGIKKATALLDEAKRRITSLKENKTPWMDGSGQKVLGFYSQIDGSPQPYGVEVPEGLEFSPGKKPIPMWVWLHGRGDTATDLHFVYNRLNAKKPGQFQPKGTIVIHPFGRYCNGWKSAGETDVFEARDDATARFNVDENRIALAGFSMGGAGAWHIGAHFADQWACVHPGAGFADVKRYQKLTPDKYPSLYEQTLWGVYDVPDYARNFFNVPLIVYSGENDTQRDAAAYMEGILKNEGLTIPHLIGPGMGHKYHPEVIKDVQAKIEAAVEKGRDSMPKKVILQTKTLGYNKMFWVRLLAQEKQWEDTRIEAEMADDGILRATTKNVASFSLNPNSKVAGYEIDGQKLTGGQTFRRDAQGGWRTQSNKDSKENSVWLKQPGQSGPIEEPLKRPFLVVLPEGDSASPQVTAWVNSESRHFLTRWRSLMRGDVKVKKAADVTSDDMLRYTLVLWGDAVSNPLVAKVLLAGSTAKLLLTWTKEKLVLGPHSMDGSTHVPVMIRPNPLEPRGTVILNSGLTFREAHDRTNSLQNPKLPDWAILDITQPPNAESAGKVVAADFFDEFWQVKAAQ, from the coding sequence ATGCATCGCTCGTTGCTCCTCGCCTTCTCCCTCGCCACTCTGGCTTCTGCTCAACTTCGTCCTGATGGAGCCACCGCTTCGTTCCGGGGCAGCCTGCCACCCAAGCCCGTAGCGGCGCTTTCGGTTGAGCAGGAGGCCAGTTTGGAAAAAAAACTGGCAAGCGTCGCGCAGTCCTTTCAGGCGGTCAAAAAACATCCCCGTGCAGCGGATGCGGACATCTTTTTAAAGGCCGTTCGCTATGCGCTCGATTTTGATGAGTGGTATGACAAGAAGCCCGAAGACGGTATCAAAAAAGCCACCGCATTGCTGGACGAGGCGAAGCGCCGCATCACTTCGCTCAAGGAAAACAAAACTCCATGGATGGACGGCAGCGGGCAAAAGGTGCTGGGTTTCTATTCCCAGATTGATGGCAGCCCCCAACCCTATGGCGTCGAAGTGCCCGAGGGGCTGGAATTTAGCCCCGGCAAGAAGCCCATCCCGATGTGGGTGTGGCTGCATGGGCGTGGCGATACGGCCACGGATCTTCACTTCGTTTACAATCGGCTGAATGCGAAGAAACCGGGCCAGTTTCAGCCGAAGGGCACCATTGTGATTCACCCCTTTGGCCGCTACTGCAACGGCTGGAAAAGCGCAGGGGAAACGGATGTGTTCGAAGCTCGCGACGATGCCACAGCGCGCTTCAATGTGGATGAAAATCGCATCGCCCTCGCCGGCTTCAGCATGGGCGGGGCAGGGGCCTGGCATATCGGGGCCCACTTCGCGGACCAATGGGCCTGTGTACATCCCGGGGCTGGCTTTGCGGATGTGAAGCGCTATCAGAAGCTCACTCCCGATAAATACCCCTCTTTGTATGAACAAACATTATGGGGTGTTTATGACGTGCCGGACTATGCGCGCAATTTTTTCAATGTCCCCCTCATCGTCTATAGCGGTGAAAATGACACCCAGCGCGATGCGGCGGCTTACATGGAAGGCATCCTCAAAAACGAAGGCCTCACCATTCCTCATCTCATCGGCCCAGGCATGGGGCACAAATATCACCCTGAGGTGATCAAGGATGTGCAGGCCAAGATCGAAGCCGCTGTTGAGAAGGGCAGGGACTCGATGCCGAAGAAGGTTATTTTGCAGACAAAGACGCTGGGGTATAACAAGATGTTCTGGGTGAGACTTCTGGCGCAGGAAAAGCAGTGGGAGGATACACGCATTGAAGCAGAAATGGCCGACGACGGGATTCTGCGCGCCACCACAAAAAATGTGGCTTCTTTTTCACTCAATCCGAATTCGAAGGTCGCGGGCTATGAAATTGACGGGCAAAAGCTGACAGGTGGACAGACTTTTCGCCGGGATGCCCAGGGAGGGTGGAGAACGCAATCCAATAAAGACAGCAAAGAAAACTCGGTCTGGCTAAAGCAGCCCGGTCAGAGCGGCCCCATTGAGGAACCTCTAAAGCGCCCCTTCCTCGTCGTGCTGCCTGAAGGCGACAGCGCCTCTCCACAAGTGACCGCTTGGGTCAATTCCGAATCCAGACATTTCCTCACCCGCTGGCGCAGCCTAATGCGTGGAGATGTGAAGGTGAAAAAAGCCGCTGACGTCACCTCCGATGACATGCTGCGCTACACACTCGTCCTCTGGGGGGATGCTGTTTCCAATCCCCTGGTAGCCAAGGTGCTGCTGGCTGGCAGCACTGCCAAGCTGCTGCTCACGTGGACAAAGGAGAAACTCGTTCTGGGTCCGCACTCCATGGATGGCAGCACGCACGTCCCCGTGATGATCCGCCCCAATCCGCTGGAACCTCGTGGCACCGTCATCCTCAATTCAGGTCTGACTTTCCGCGAGGCACACGATCGTACCAATTCCCTGCAGAATCCGAAGCTGCCAGATTGGGCCATCCTGGACATCACCCAACCTCCAAATGCCGAGAGCGCCGGAAAAGTGGTGGCAGCAGATTTCTTTGATGAGTTCTGGCAGGTGAAGGCGGCCCAGTAG